From the genome of Lentilactobacillus buchneri, one region includes:
- a CDS encoding polysaccharide deacetylase family protein, with translation MSKTSRKWILSGFILVFLALLAVSVRHNIAYQLGNRPDFAISKRDQRIKNGIMVFSYHRILAPNDIVRFDEKVSPNTQFHDFNVNLPSFKKQMYYLKSHHIKVISIKQMIAMAHSKRPIRGKYVVITFDDVDRTSIDNAFPILEKLHYPFTQSIITGNTGWYKQGTKLATWPAIQRLQKQADSLVTFGVHTNRMHYLVDHGIPVFNIPANYTRFKRDYAVSQDVLKEKVGYKSPIFTYPYGSGDSQIQKFLANRPGLKVILTLNDGLVTNHSNLKLTPRIIVNNYSWPSITKWINN, from the coding sequence ATGAGCAAAACAAGTCGTAAGTGGATTCTAAGCGGTTTTATTCTGGTCTTTTTGGCACTTTTGGCAGTCAGTGTTCGACACAATATTGCCTATCAGCTGGGCAATCGGCCTGATTTTGCGATTTCCAAACGTGACCAGCGAATCAAAAATGGCATCATGGTGTTCTCCTACCACCGGATTTTGGCACCGAATGACATTGTCCGGTTCGATGAAAAAGTGTCGCCGAACACACAGTTTCACGATTTTAACGTCAACCTGCCTTCCTTTAAAAAGCAGATGTATTATTTGAAATCCCATCACATCAAAGTGATTTCAATCAAACAAATGATTGCTATGGCTCACAGCAAGCGCCCCATTCGCGGTAAGTACGTGGTAATTACCTTTGATGATGTTGACCGGACGTCGATCGACAATGCGTTTCCGATCCTCGAAAAATTACATTACCCGTTTACCCAGTCGATTATTACCGGCAACACCGGTTGGTATAAGCAGGGAACTAAATTGGCAACTTGGCCGGCAATCCAAAGGCTGCAAAAACAGGCCGATAGTTTAGTGACCTTTGGTGTTCACACCAATCGGATGCATTATTTGGTTGATCACGGGATCCCGGTGTTCAACATTCCGGCGAACTACACTCGCTTTAAGCGTGATTATGCGGTCAGCCAGGATGTCTTGAAGGAAAAGGTCGGCTATAAGTCACCAATTTTTACTTATCCATACGGCAGCGGCGACTCCCAGATTCAAAAGTTTCTTGCCAACCGCCCCGGCCTAAAAGTCATCTTGACCTTGAACGATGGCTTGGTGACCAACCATAGTAACTTAAAACTCACCCCAAGAATTATTGTGAATAATTACAGTTGGCCGAGCATCACCAAATGGATTAACAATTGA